Proteins encoded within one genomic window of Acinetobacter sp. WCHA55:
- a CDS encoding ISNCY family transposase, whose translation MSDKELKRLSVLQEICDQRITQSQAAQLLHISERQIRRLLQKYKAQGPSALAHAGRGQISNSKLPEELRLKCLNIVSDQLHGFGPTLAHEKLTTVHGFDLSVETLRSWMIAADLWMPRSKRLKRPYQPRYNRDCFGELIQIDGSHHDWFEGRAAKCCLLVFIDDATGKLQHLRFCESESTFDYMISTRLYVEQHGKPLAFYSDKHSVFRVNQSSKKDTKITQFGRVLSTLNIDIIFANSPQAKGRVERANRTLQDRLIKEMRLKGICSIEQANVWLPCFIEEFNQKFAKMAFNPKNLHRSITETAEELDDIFTWREPRRVTNSLTITYDKCVYLLENTEENQRLIGKYLEFLEYPDGTVAIMHNSRKINYSLFDKLSQLNQREIVENKRLGAVLNHIQQQHEELEQQNKRNRSQKMPSRRAQKTAIQERNLNPVLDLEMSI comes from the coding sequence ATGTCGGATAAAGAACTTAAACGATTGTCGGTCTTGCAGGAAATCTGCGATCAACGCATAACTCAATCCCAGGCTGCTCAGCTACTTCATATTTCAGAACGTCAGATCAGACGCTTACTGCAGAAATACAAAGCTCAAGGTCCATCTGCATTAGCCCATGCCGGTCGTGGCCAAATCAGCAATTCTAAACTTCCTGAAGAACTCAGACTCAAGTGCCTCAATATTGTTTCTGACCAACTGCATGGTTTCGGACCCACTTTAGCGCATGAAAAGCTTACCACCGTACATGGATTCGATCTTTCAGTAGAAACCCTGCGTTCTTGGATGATTGCAGCTGACTTATGGATGCCTAGATCCAAGCGCCTGAAACGACCGTATCAGCCTCGTTACAACCGGGATTGCTTTGGTGAACTGATCCAAATTGATGGCTCACACCATGACTGGTTTGAAGGACGCGCTGCTAAATGCTGTCTGCTGGTGTTTATCGATGATGCTACAGGAAAATTGCAGCATTTACGCTTCTGTGAGTCAGAATCAACCTTTGACTATATGATTTCAACACGCTTATATGTCGAACAGCACGGTAAGCCTTTAGCGTTTTACAGCGACAAACATTCAGTCTTTAGAGTGAATCAAAGCAGCAAGAAAGACACCAAGATTACCCAGTTTGGACGTGTACTCAGCACCCTGAATATCGATATCATCTTCGCTAATTCACCGCAGGCCAAAGGCCGTGTGGAACGGGCCAACAGAACCCTTCAGGACCGTCTGATCAAGGAGATGCGCCTGAAAGGCATCTGTTCGATTGAGCAAGCTAATGTCTGGCTACCCTGCTTCATTGAGGAGTTCAATCAGAAGTTCGCCAAGATGGCTTTTAATCCTAAGAATCTACATCGGTCTATCACTGAAACAGCCGAAGAATTAGATGATATTTTTACTTGGCGTGAACCCCGCAGAGTCACGAATAGTCTGACGATTACTTATGATAAATGCGTATATCTCCTGGAAAACACCGAAGAAAATCAAAGGTTGATCGGTAAGTATCTTGAGTTCCTTGAATACCCGGATGGTACTGTAGCCATCATGCATAATAGCCGAAAGATCAATTACAGCCTCTTCGATAAATTAAGTCAGCTGAATCAGCGAGAGATTGTTGAGAATAAACGGTTGGGTGCTGTTCTGAATCATATCCAACAACAGCATGAAGAACTGGAACAGCAAAACAAACGTAATCGTTCTCAAAAGATGCCAAGCAGACGTGCACAGAAAACAGCAATTCAAGAACGAAATCTAAATCCTGTGCTTGACTTGGAAATGTCCATATAG
- a CDS encoding transglutaminaseTgpA domain-containing protein → MHSSIRIAIVLTLILIWGTQLSFSPVLLSVIFAICIGCLWYFMKPMGNHFPKWAIYILTLASLAVTFWSYQSFLGVEAGVAVLSIFLFAKALETKTQRDVIILFNFALFVAASMFLHSQSFMTAVMVLLCLLSCLLGLYRVQTSFFVSQNSSSLALKQDAKHVIKFVGLALPFFVLLFMFFPRLPPLWHIPIPENKAVTGMSDSMSPGDIAQLSQSSHLAFRIIGDVSQLPKRSELYWRAMVLDQYDGQKWTSSFINQQSIANETLGQISASKKWNYQYLPADAAIPWIMGLEYSQPLERRYQLRQDWSIQAYRQVQRVEPISLQWMGNVQLTQTKLSNVQRSINLKAPEQIDLKAQQFAQQLFKQSNANPNRYIQNVLQWYRNNGFSYTLQPGLLGQNRIDEFLFQSKQGFCEHYASSFAMLMRYVGIPARIVVGYQGGQPSPDEKSWEVRQLDAHAWTEVFVGGRWKRYDPTAMIAPQRIEQGMQDLMIQDVSVWGESSGWNAQRYSVFNKMRIWSDYASYQWQSKVVGYNAETQRGWLQKLGLQSSYSLVLLIMISIGGLVLLYWWVIFWRKRAQISEYDLAILHFSKCLTAEQRKQNAETVNQWLLRLAREVKPEQQVLFKRAAAFYQQMRYSNTLNSKNIQQFKRMLKTCASVLKDKRKFLSK, encoded by the coding sequence ATGCATTCTTCTATTCGTATTGCCATTGTACTGACACTGATTTTAATCTGGGGTACACAACTAAGTTTTAGCCCTGTGCTATTGAGTGTCATTTTCGCCATTTGTATCGGTTGTCTATGGTATTTCATGAAACCTATGGGCAACCATTTCCCGAAATGGGCAATTTACATTTTAACCCTTGCTAGTCTAGCGGTCACTTTTTGGAGCTATCAAAGCTTTTTAGGGGTGGAAGCGGGTGTAGCCGTTTTAAGCATCTTTCTCTTTGCGAAAGCCTTAGAAACAAAAACGCAGCGTGATGTGATTATTTTGTTTAACTTTGCTTTATTTGTTGCGGCGAGTATGTTTCTGCATAGTCAGTCATTTATGACAGCAGTGATGGTTTTGCTCTGTTTATTGAGTTGTTTGTTGGGGCTGTATCGAGTGCAAACCAGTTTTTTCGTATCTCAAAATTCGAGTAGTTTGGCTTTAAAGCAAGATGCAAAACACGTCATTAAATTTGTAGGTCTCGCACTGCCTTTTTTTGTGCTGTTGTTTATGTTTTTTCCACGCTTACCCCCACTTTGGCATATTCCAATTCCTGAAAATAAAGCAGTGACAGGCATGAGCGACAGTATGTCACCTGGTGATATTGCACAATTATCTCAGTCGAGTCATTTGGCTTTTCGTATTATTGGCGATGTTAGTCAGCTCCCAAAGCGTTCTGAGCTTTACTGGCGTGCGATGGTCTTAGATCAGTATGATGGTCAAAAGTGGACCAGTAGTTTTATCAATCAGCAAAGTATTGCAAATGAGACGCTAGGCCAAATATCTGCATCTAAAAAATGGAACTATCAATATTTACCCGCTGATGCCGCGATTCCTTGGATCATGGGATTGGAATATTCACAACCTTTAGAGCGACGTTATCAGCTACGTCAGGATTGGAGTATTCAGGCTTATCGTCAAGTACAGCGTGTAGAGCCGATTTCACTACAATGGATGGGAAATGTCCAACTTACTCAAACTAAACTATCCAATGTGCAACGAAGTATTAACTTAAAAGCGCCTGAGCAAATAGATCTGAAAGCACAACAATTTGCACAACAACTCTTTAAACAAAGTAATGCCAATCCAAACCGTTATATCCAAAATGTTTTGCAATGGTACCGCAACAATGGCTTTAGCTATACCTTGCAACCAGGCTTGTTGGGACAGAATCGTATTGATGAGTTTTTGTTTCAGTCCAAACAAGGGTTTTGTGAACATTATGCCTCTAGTTTTGCGATGTTGATGCGTTATGTGGGAATTCCAGCGCGTATTGTGGTTGGGTATCAAGGTGGTCAGCCTTCACCAGATGAAAAAAGTTGGGAAGTTCGACAGTTAGATGCGCATGCATGGACGGAGGTCTTTGTGGGTGGGCGCTGGAAACGCTATGACCCAACAGCGATGATTGCACCACAGCGTATTGAACAAGGGATGCAAGATTTAATGATCCAAGATGTCAGTGTTTGGGGGGAGAGCAGTGGATGGAATGCGCAGCGCTATTCGGTGTTCAACAAAATGCGGATTTGGAGTGATTACGCAAGCTACCAATGGCAAAGTAAGGTAGTTGGCTACAATGCAGAGACTCAACGAGGTTGGTTGCAAAAATTGGGACTTCAATCCAGTTATTCATTGGTATTGCTGATTATGATTAGCATTGGTGGATTAGTTTTACTGTACTGGTGGGTTATATTTTGGCGTAAACGTGCTCAGATTTCTGAATATGATCTTGCGATTCTGCATTTTTCTAAATGCTTAACCGCAGAGCAGCGTAAGCAAAATGCCGAAACGGTAAATCAATGGTTGTTGCGCTTAGCTCGAGAGGTTAAGCCTGAGCAGCAAGTTTTATTTAAGCGGGCGGCTGCTTTTTATCAACAAATGCGTTATTCCAATACGTTGAATTCAAAAAATATTCAACAATTTAAACGAATGCTTAAAACTTGTGCATCTGTATTGAAAGATAAAAGAAAGTTCTTGTCTAAGTGA
- a CDS encoding DUF58 domain-containing protein has product MLWQNWINKRFQFKAEKQLTQKDVLVFIYQQGYLYVVLIFITFIAGVNYANNLILAFCFLISAVLCMSFYLTFKQLHGLSIDLVLPEIGQVESTLQLQMHFKQYSSQPRYLWLAYADHIEQLFIHDSHQVVDLNFFPKERGQFSFPEIKIYSTYPFGLVRAWSYFFIQKTLWIAPKAKSLVAENKQQQHSFEPDMDEFRELRNFKEGDSLQAVSWKQVAQGHGLFIKVFEQHQDQHSLEIHYAHMPSPSHEEKLSLMMGLVEQCEQLQYAYALYLPHTELAKGIGREHYLQAQLLLAQA; this is encoded by the coding sequence ATGCTATGGCAAAACTGGATAAATAAACGCTTTCAATTCAAAGCTGAAAAACAACTGACCCAAAAAGATGTACTGGTATTTATTTATCAGCAAGGATATCTGTATGTGGTGCTGATTTTCATCACCTTTATTGCAGGGGTGAATTATGCCAATAACTTAATTTTAGCGTTTTGTTTCTTAATCAGCGCTGTGCTGTGTATGAGTTTTTATTTAACTTTTAAGCAGTTGCATGGTCTTAGTATTGATCTGGTTTTACCTGAAATAGGGCAGGTTGAGAGTACATTGCAATTACAAATGCATTTCAAACAGTATTCTTCACAGCCTCGATACCTTTGGCTCGCTTATGCTGATCATATAGAACAGTTGTTTATTCATGATAGCCATCAGGTGGTCGATTTAAATTTTTTTCCAAAAGAGCGCGGCCAGTTCAGTTTTCCAGAGATTAAAATCTATTCGACTTACCCATTTGGTCTCGTTCGCGCTTGGAGTTATTTCTTCATTCAGAAAACCCTGTGGATTGCTCCTAAAGCTAAGTCTTTAGTGGCAGAAAATAAACAGCAACAGCACAGTTTTGAACCGGACATGGATGAATTTCGAGAATTGCGAAATTTTAAAGAGGGCGACTCGTTACAGGCAGTTTCATGGAAACAAGTGGCGCAAGGACACGGTTTATTTATTAAAGTCTTTGAACAACATCAGGATCAGCACAGTTTAGAAATCCACTATGCACATATGCCGAGCCCTTCGCATGAAGAAAAGTTAAGTTTGATGATGGGCTTGGTTGAACAATGTGAGCAGTTGCAGTACGCCTATGCCCTGTATTTACCTCATACTGAACTGGCCAAAGGGATCGGGCGAGAACATTATCTTCAAGCTCAACTGCTTTTGGCACAGGCATAG
- a CDS encoding AAA family ATPase — MFWGKEKTVETQQHSMLDESQLSVFYPKIQEFLNQVNQIVLDKNQQTQLALCSLLAGGHILFEDLPGLGKTTLASSLAHLAGLQFKRIQFTNDMLASDVIGVNMFNQKEHLFEFKQGPIFTQILLADEINRCSPKTQSALLEAMEEGVVTIDASRYVLPQPFWVIATQNPLFQSGTYALPESQLDRFLMRLSLGYPSRQAEKALLQQQSRHDLIQQLMTVFSEQDILALQTLVSQIYLCEEVLDYILDLAAETRKGRHGLSTRGVLALKKAAQAYALVKARAFVTPDDVQAVFVAVTAHRIGLGETETEQLMKQVKVR; from the coding sequence GTGTTTTGGGGAAAAGAAAAAACGGTAGAAACGCAGCAACATAGCATGCTCGATGAATCACAGTTAAGTGTTTTTTATCCAAAAATCCAAGAATTTCTCAATCAAGTTAATCAAATCGTTTTAGATAAAAATCAACAAACCCAATTGGCTTTATGTAGCCTTTTAGCAGGTGGGCATATCTTGTTTGAAGACCTGCCCGGTTTAGGCAAAACTACGCTGGCCAGTAGCTTGGCACATTTGGCTGGTCTTCAATTTAAACGAATTCAGTTTACCAATGACATGTTGGCAAGTGATGTGATTGGGGTGAATATGTTTAACCAAAAAGAACATCTGTTTGAGTTTAAGCAAGGGCCAATTTTTACTCAAATTTTACTCGCAGATGAAATTAACCGCTGTAGTCCGAAAACGCAAAGTGCACTCTTAGAGGCAATGGAAGAGGGTGTAGTGACAATTGATGCAAGTCGTTATGTGCTACCGCAACCTTTCTGGGTGATTGCAACGCAAAACCCACTTTTTCAAAGTGGAACCTATGCATTACCAGAGTCACAGCTCGACCGTTTTCTTATGCGTTTATCTTTGGGTTATCCATCACGTCAGGCAGAAAAGGCTTTATTGCAGCAACAATCCCGTCATGACTTGATTCAGCAGTTGATGACCGTATTTTCCGAACAAGACATTCTTGCTTTACAAACTTTGGTGTCACAGATTTATTTATGTGAGGAAGTCTTGGACTATATTTTAGATCTGGCGGCTGAGACCCGTAAAGGTCGACATGGTTTATCTACACGTGGCGTACTGGCTTTGAAGAAAGCAGCACAAGCCTATGCTCTAGTTAAAGCACGTGCATTTGTTACACCCGATGATGTACAAGCTGTATTTGTCGCAGTGACCGCGCATCGTATTGGACTGGGTGAAACTGAAACTGAGCAGCTCATGAAGCAAGTCAAAGTTCGCTGA
- a CDS encoding 2-dehydropantoate 2-reductase, producing MKIYIYGAGSIGCYLGGSLVAAGSDVTFITRPRIQTELSQFGLVLTDYLGKKIKLAPHQLKLTTDPTHAVDADVIFICVKSAATEQVAHELKEYLGAKTPLIISFQNGLNNVPILKRVLQGPMILEGMVPFNVATQEAGHYHQGTSGALSVKQYPNQKLLENAFQKAGLEIVFEKDMLGVQWAKLLLNLNNSINALSKKPLKEQLSIRKYRQCVAMAQQEALELLDCAKIKPAKLTAVPTHLIPKLLSLPNSLFKVLSRKMLAIDPLARSSMQDDLIAGRPTEVDWINGEVLKLAEQCGRQAPINARLIELIKQAEKSSPSFSMSADALNDLLKSAAKQ from the coding sequence ATGAAAATATATATTTATGGTGCTGGAAGTATTGGGTGTTATTTAGGCGGAAGTTTGGTTGCTGCAGGTAGTGATGTTACTTTTATCACGCGTCCACGTATTCAAACAGAGCTTTCCCAATTTGGCTTAGTCTTAACGGATTATTTAGGCAAAAAGATCAAACTTGCACCTCATCAACTCAAATTAACGACCGATCCTACTCATGCTGTGGACGCCGATGTTATTTTTATTTGTGTGAAATCAGCGGCAACCGAACAAGTTGCACATGAACTTAAAGAATATCTAGGGGCTAAAACCCCCCTGATCATCAGCTTTCAAAATGGCTTAAATAATGTCCCTATTTTAAAAAGGGTTTTGCAAGGGCCGATGATTTTAGAGGGAATGGTTCCTTTTAACGTCGCCACACAAGAAGCTGGGCATTATCATCAAGGTACGTCAGGTGCCTTAAGTGTTAAGCAATATCCAAATCAAAAATTGCTTGAGAATGCATTTCAAAAAGCAGGTTTAGAGATTGTTTTTGAAAAAGACATGCTGGGTGTGCAGTGGGCCAAACTTTTACTTAATTTAAATAATTCAATTAATGCATTGTCAAAAAAACCGTTAAAGGAGCAATTGTCGATTCGTAAATATCGCCAATGTGTGGCAATGGCGCAGCAGGAAGCTTTAGAGTTGCTTGATTGTGCAAAAATTAAGCCTGCAAAGTTAACAGCAGTTCCAACCCATTTGATTCCCAAATTGCTGAGTTTACCCAATTCATTATTTAAAGTATTAAGTCGTAAAATGTTGGCAATCGATCCATTGGCACGGTCGTCTATGCAAGATGATTTAATTGCAGGTCGCCCCACAGAAGTCGACTGGATTAATGGTGAGGTTTTAAAACTCGCAGAACAATGTGGTAGACAAGCTCCAATCAATGCGCGACTCATAGAATTGATTAAGCAAGCAGAGAAATCATCTCCTTCATTTTCAATGAGTGCAGATGCTTTAAATGATCTCTTGAAATCTGCAGCAAAACAATAG
- a CDS encoding YbdD/YjiX family protein encodes MNLKFAKSGKTMIYKIIKMTVMSQKDLILNPKNWSRIATLWQRLQQSFRLMVGVPDYPNYLEHMKKHHPDLEAMDAKTFYRHCVDARYPSATNGMKKCPC; translated from the coding sequence ATGAATCTAAAATTTGCTAAAAGTGGAAAGACGATGATTTATAAAATCATCAAAATGACCGTGATGTCGCAGAAGGATTTGATTCTGAACCCTAAAAATTGGTCTCGAATTGCGACGCTGTGGCAACGTTTGCAGCAAAGTTTTCGCTTGATGGTGGGAGTGCCAGACTATCCCAACTATTTGGAACATATGAAAAAGCACCATCCTGATCTGGAAGCGATGGATGCTAAAACTTTTTATCGTCACTGTGTGGATGCGCGTTATCCATCTGCAACGAATGGCATGAAAAAGTGCCCTTGTTAA